The following coding sequences lie in one Hydrogenophaga sp. PBL-H3 genomic window:
- a CDS encoding Bug family tripartite tricarboxylate transporter substrate binding protein, translated as MQRRTLAATAALAFCLAPLTSLAQQAYPSKAVKFIVPYAPGGLPDSVARVVAKQLGDRLGQSVVVDNRPGGNGVVAYQTLLQSTPSDGHAFIVTDGSMLSITPLINKSATYQVGKDIFPVSLIARSPLFVVAHPRTGVNTFAEFVSLVKSKPDQLTYGSSGIGSTHHLTMEALKAALNIDVRHVPYRGSGQSTPALVGGQVDFSIAALPSVLGFIKSNQVRLLASNAPKRSPQAPDVPAIAETVPGFDFSVVVGVLAAPGTPQAAIDRISKEIAEVVKLPEVVKTFEAAVIEPVGAGPAEYGRVIALENELMSKAGKAANLKSE; from the coding sequence ATGCAACGAAGAACCCTAGCGGCAACTGCAGCGCTTGCCTTTTGCCTGGCGCCCCTGACTTCGCTGGCCCAACAAGCCTACCCATCCAAGGCTGTGAAATTCATCGTGCCATATGCGCCTGGCGGTCTCCCAGATTCAGTCGCGCGGGTTGTGGCGAAGCAGCTTGGTGATCGACTGGGCCAGTCAGTCGTGGTCGATAACCGACCTGGCGGGAATGGGGTGGTCGCGTACCAGACACTTTTGCAAAGCACGCCAAGTGACGGTCACGCTTTCATCGTTACAGACGGCTCGATGCTCTCGATCACGCCCTTGATCAACAAATCAGCCACTTATCAGGTAGGCAAGGACATCTTTCCCGTCTCATTGATTGCTCGCTCCCCCTTGTTCGTCGTGGCTCATCCCAGAACGGGGGTGAATACATTTGCAGAGTTTGTGAGCCTCGTAAAAAGCAAGCCCGATCAACTCACATACGGTTCATCAGGGATTGGAAGCACTCACCACTTGACGATGGAAGCGTTGAAAGCTGCATTGAACATCGACGTGCGTCATGTCCCGTACCGCGGGTCAGGTCAATCCACTCCCGCACTTGTTGGGGGCCAAGTTGACTTTTCCATCGCCGCACTTCCTTCCGTTCTGGGCTTCATCAAGAGCAATCAAGTGCGACTGCTGGCAAGCAACGCGCCGAAGCGCTCACCGCAAGCCCCGGACGTGCCGGCCATCGCGGAAACGGTCCCAGGATTCGACTTTTCGGTCGTGGTCGGTGTACTTGCGGCACCTGGTACGCCTCAGGCGGCCATCGATCGAATCAGCAAGGAGATAGCAGAGGTGGTGAAGTTGCCCGAAGTGGTGAAGACCTTCGAGGCCGCCGTGATTGAGCCGGTGGGTGCTGGCCCAGCAGAGTACGGGCGAGTGATTGCACTTGAAAACGAGTTGATGTCAAAGGCGGGCAAAGCGGCAAACTTGAAGTCTGAATGA
- a CDS encoding sulfite exporter TauE/SafE family protein — MVPDYTWLFILGAFVLGGTVKGALGVGLPLVTVPMLSLWLPIGQAIGLMVMPVLLSNLIQSREGAGLRGNLHRFAGMIATQFAVTIIAVRLTLAMSPSELETMVAVSLLIAVGLMAFSPQFTVHPRHEGAAGIGVGALSGLLGGISSLTGPLVIAYLMALRLNREAFVGSISVIYLCGAIPLYAAMLYFGRIGLGDIGLSILALAPMGAGLLIGRALRTRVNEAFFRKLLLLFLTVIAILLLS; from the coding sequence ATGGTGCCCGACTACACCTGGCTATTCATTCTTGGCGCGTTTGTACTGGGCGGAACTGTCAAGGGTGCGCTAGGCGTCGGGCTACCATTGGTGACAGTTCCAATGCTCTCGCTGTGGCTGCCCATTGGTCAAGCAATCGGCTTGATGGTGATGCCAGTTCTGCTGTCGAACCTGATTCAATCGCGGGAAGGGGCTGGGCTACGAGGCAACTTGCACCGCTTTGCGGGCATGATCGCAACGCAGTTTGCAGTCACAATCATCGCGGTGAGATTGACACTGGCAATGTCTCCTTCGGAGCTTGAAACCATGGTTGCTGTTTCCCTGCTGATCGCAGTGGGGTTGATGGCCTTTAGCCCGCAATTCACAGTCCACCCGCGGCACGAAGGCGCAGCTGGCATCGGAGTCGGAGCGTTGTCGGGTTTGCTTGGGGGTATCTCCTCGCTGACGGGGCCTTTGGTGATCGCCTACCTCATGGCTCTGCGACTGAACAGGGAGGCCTTCGTAGGCAGCATCAGTGTCATTTACTTGTGCGGCGCCATCCCTCTGTATGCCGCCATGCTTTACTTTGGCCGGATCGGCCTCGGAGATATTGGACTTTCCATTCTTGCCTTGGCTCCGATGGGGGCTGGCCTCTTGATTGGAAGAGCGTTGCGAACCCGCGTCAATGAAGCATTTTTTCGAAAACTTCTTCTGCTCTTCCTTACGGTGATCGCCATCCTTCTCCTGAGCTGA
- the nadC gene encoding carboxylating nicotinate-nucleotide diphosphorylase gives MLDTANDTSAQVQIDVERALQEDVGSGDVTAALVPELQMVTAAIICREEAIICGRPWVDEILRRVAPTSVAQWFVEDGEACTSRQTVVEISGPARDLLTAERACLNFLQTLSAVATKTAKYVEAVSGTNSVVLDTRKTIPGLRVAQKYAVRCGGGSNHRMGLYDAILIKENHIAACGGLTAAYAAAKRLSDKVSFIQVEVETLTQLQEAIDAGVNMVLLDNMSLEQTKEAVTLAAGRCSLEVSGGVSLDTIRQCAETGVDRISVGALIKDITAIDFSMRFSERPVEALRAK, from the coding sequence TTGCTAGATACAGCCAACGATACTTCTGCTCAAGTCCAAATCGATGTAGAACGCGCCCTGCAAGAGGACGTTGGCTCTGGCGACGTGACCGCGGCTCTTGTACCAGAACTGCAGATGGTCACAGCCGCGATCATCTGCCGGGAAGAGGCAATCATTTGCGGCCGACCGTGGGTAGATGAAATTCTGCGCCGTGTGGCACCAACTTCGGTCGCTCAATGGTTCGTCGAAGATGGAGAGGCCTGCACATCTCGCCAGACCGTCGTGGAAATATCCGGACCCGCACGCGATCTGCTGACAGCAGAGCGGGCGTGCCTCAACTTTCTCCAAACACTGAGCGCGGTGGCTACGAAGACCGCCAAGTATGTGGAAGCCGTTTCAGGCACCAATTCTGTAGTTCTCGACACACGAAAGACGATTCCCGGACTGCGAGTCGCGCAGAAGTACGCGGTGCGTTGTGGCGGTGGATCCAACCACAGAATGGGGCTCTATGACGCGATCCTCATCAAAGAGAACCACATCGCCGCTTGCGGTGGGCTGACGGCCGCCTATGCAGCGGCCAAAAGGCTTTCCGACAAGGTTTCGTTCATCCAGGTTGAGGTGGAGACATTGACGCAGCTTCAAGAGGCCATCGACGCCGGAGTCAACATGGTTTTGCTCGACAACATGTCGCTTGAGCAAACGAAAGAGGCTGTTACGTTGGCAGCGGGACGATGCAGCTTGGAAGTCTCCGGAGGAGTTTCCCTCGACACAATTCGCCAGTGCGCCGAGACGGGGGTGGATCGAATTTCCGTCGGGGCTCTGATCAAAGACATTACGGCCATCGATTTTTCGATGCGCTTCTCGGAGAGGCCTGTGGAGGCGCTGCGCGCGAAGTAA
- a CDS encoding bacteriohemerythrin yields MQTASHLPAIPLVWNDSLLLGYDPMDASHREFVEVVTALMNATDDQLGASLELVERHLLEHFNTEDRWMAETDYPARECHVNEHAAVLRSLLQVKELWSEGDAAIVRRFGSELCQWFPGHADYLDSALSHWMSKIRMGGKPVVVRRKLSFAEHSISETK; encoded by the coding sequence ATGCAGACCGCATCCCATTTGCCCGCAATTCCACTGGTTTGGAATGATTCGCTGTTGTTGGGCTACGACCCAATGGACGCTTCACATCGCGAATTTGTTGAGGTCGTGACCGCACTTATGAACGCGACTGATGACCAACTCGGAGCGAGCCTTGAGTTGGTCGAACGGCACTTGCTCGAACACTTCAATACAGAAGACCGTTGGATGGCTGAAACCGATTACCCAGCGCGTGAATGCCATGTGAACGAACATGCTGCTGTACTTCGTTCTCTCCTACAAGTTAAGGAGCTTTGGTCGGAGGGAGATGCGGCGATCGTGCGCAGGTTCGGCAGCGAACTCTGCCAATGGTTTCCTGGGCATGCCGACTACCTGGACTCAGCCCTTTCGCACTGGATGAGCAAGATACGCATGGGTGGGAAACCCGTTGTAGTTCGCCGCAAACTCTCTTTTGCAGAGCACTCAATTTCTGAAACCAAGTGA